One window from the genome of Myxococcales bacterium encodes:
- a CDS encoding phage tail sheath family protein, with protein sequence MATSYLSPGIYVEEVDRGSKPIEAVGTNTVGFLGESAKGPLNEAVLVTNWSQFVKTFGDFKECSEHLAHAVYGFFNNGGSRCFIVNVGTADSAAQQHRQAQAAAKKEGDEKATATPPPNRDAAFIGRDAGPGQRSGLKCFDEVDDIALIAAPGVTSQAVQDAILSHCETRKDRFAILDAPETINGGVDKLPRPRDSKYGAYYFPWIQVYDPEKGNVFVPPSGHLAGVYSRTDSERGVHKAPANELVRGALGLKYNVSKGEQDLLNPKGINVIRFLNGGIRVWGARTLSSDPSWRYVNVRRLFIMVETSVERATQWVVFEPNDHRLWKRVQRTLTSFLTLLWRNGALMGTAPEQAFYVKCDEETNPAEVVDAGQLVVEIGLAPVKPAEFVIFRIGQMASGAGVEE encoded by the coding sequence ATGGCTACAAGTTACTTAAGTCCAGGTATCTATGTTGAAGAAGTTGATCGCGGCAGCAAGCCCATCGAAGCGGTGGGCACCAACACCGTCGGGTTTCTTGGCGAATCCGCCAAGGGGCCGCTCAACGAAGCGGTGCTCGTCACCAATTGGTCGCAGTTCGTCAAGACGTTCGGCGATTTCAAGGAATGCTCCGAGCACCTCGCGCACGCGGTCTATGGCTTCTTCAACAACGGCGGCTCGCGCTGCTTTATCGTCAACGTTGGCACCGCGGACAGCGCCGCGCAACAACATCGCCAGGCCCAAGCCGCCGCCAAAAAAGAAGGCGACGAAAAGGCCACGGCGACGCCACCACCTAATCGCGACGCCGCGTTTATCGGCCGCGATGCGGGCCCGGGCCAACGCAGCGGACTTAAGTGCTTCGACGAGGTCGATGATATCGCCCTCATTGCCGCGCCCGGCGTGACCTCGCAGGCCGTGCAAGACGCGATCCTTTCGCACTGCGAAACTCGCAAGGATCGCTTCGCCATTCTCGATGCCCCCGAGACCATCAACGGCGGCGTCGACAAGCTGCCGCGCCCGCGCGACTCGAAATACGGCGCCTATTACTTCCCGTGGATTCAGGTTTACGATCCGGAAAAGGGCAACGTCTTCGTGCCGCCTTCGGGCCACCTAGCCGGCGTCTATTCGCGTACCGACTCCGAGCGCGGCGTTCACAAGGCGCCTGCCAATGAGCTGGTTCGCGGCGCGCTTGGCCTGAAATACAACGTCTCCAAGGGCGAGCAAGACCTGCTCAATCCCAAGGGCATCAACGTCATTCGCTTCCTCAACGGCGGCATCCGCGTATGGGGCGCCCGCACGCTGTCAAGCGACCCATCGTGGCGCTACGTCAACGTTCGTCGCCTCTTCATCATGGTCGAGACCTCGGTCGAGCGCGCCACGCAATGGGTGGTCTTCGAGCCCAACGACCATCGCCTTTGGAAGCGCGTCCAGCGCACGCTAACGTCGTTTCTCACCTTGTTGTGGCGCAATGGCGCCCTCATGGGCACGGCGCCTGAGCAGGCGTTTTACGTCAAGTGCGACGAAGAGACCAACCCGGCCGAGGTGGTCGACGCCGGGCAACTGGTTGTTGAGATCGGGTTGGCGCCAGTCAAGCCCGCAGAATTCGTTATTTTCCGCATCGGCCAGATGGCATCCGGCGCGGGAGTAGAGGAATAA
- a CDS encoding DUF4255 domain-containing protein: MSTPQHHIIKDTTATMSRLLQDELRKSGYKRVNIIDQAPKPDAIEGKLPAVSVYLYQLVVDPDAFPSGPTSEVIEVQQADGSKREMMRRRRTWVRLDYLVSAWAQTPEDEQILLGLVIRILADNVSMPRALLRGDSFDDDFELEVILSGGRLDEGTLSRFWGALNQPIRPSVQVYTHVPIIPETMSGFERVRERIIDFRNGQAPNGGLERFPSPDPRSIAGKALADKANPPATKQGGKR, encoded by the coding sequence ATGAGCACGCCGCAGCACCACATTATTAAGGACACGACTGCGACGATGTCGCGGCTGCTCCAAGATGAGCTGCGCAAGAGTGGCTACAAGCGCGTGAACATTATTGACCAGGCGCCCAAGCCCGATGCCATCGAAGGCAAGTTGCCCGCGGTCTCGGTCTACCTCTACCAGCTCGTTGTCGACCCCGACGCCTTTCCGTCGGGCCCAACGAGCGAAGTCATCGAGGTGCAGCAGGCGGATGGCAGCAAACGCGAAATGATGCGGCGACGTCGGACCTGGGTTCGGCTCGACTATCTCGTTTCGGCGTGGGCACAAACCCCCGAGGATGAGCAAATCCTCCTCGGCCTGGTGATTCGCATTTTGGCCGACAACGTCAGCATGCCTCGCGCGTTGTTGCGCGGCGATTCGTTCGATGACGACTTTGAGTTGGAAGTGATCTTAAGCGGCGGCCGCCTCGACGAAGGCACGCTGTCGCGGTTTTGGGGCGCGCTCAATCAGCCCATTCGCCCCTCGGTGCAGGTCTATACCCACGTGCCGATCATCCCAGAAACGATGAGCGGCTTCGAGCGCGTGCGCGAACGCATCATCGACTTCCGCAACGGGCAAGCGCCAAACGGTGGGCTCGAGCGCTTTCCGTCGCCCGATCCGAGGTCTATCGCCGGCAAGGCGCTAGCAGATAAAGCAAATCCACCCGCGACCAAACAAGGCGGCAAGCGATGA
- a CDS encoding phage tail protein has protein sequence MSKLMSYTGGKYMLQIGGENCGFVKSVDGGAQKANVAEIQDSGSHLTTKHISTVEYTPFKATIGISEGAPMYKWIRSSFGNDPQARDGAITIATQDFKAREEITFLGAYVSEFKLPKLDSSSKETGFCEIGWEASNVAITKGGGQVIKAPVNTKQKAFSVSNFRLEIDGLETTTVKSVDAITFTQKLVKEYSGELKFPVIVPGRCSFSNLKVTLSHAEIESWEQWAKSWFSGQSTEPHEKSGSITLLSHDLKTELARINLFHIGLVSLTRKGSSNNDDAIKTFDAECYLERAEFEAVG, from the coding sequence ATGTCGAAGCTAATGTCGTATACCGGTGGCAAATACATGCTGCAAATTGGCGGTGAAAACTGCGGGTTTGTGAAGTCAGTGGATGGCGGCGCGCAAAAAGCCAACGTCGCTGAAATTCAGGATTCGGGGTCGCACCTGACTACCAAGCACATTTCGACGGTGGAATACACGCCGTTCAAAGCCACCATCGGCATTTCCGAGGGTGCTCCGATGTACAAGTGGATTCGTTCGTCTTTTGGCAATGATCCGCAGGCCCGCGATGGCGCGATTACCATCGCGACCCAAGATTTTAAGGCGCGCGAAGAAATCACCTTTCTTGGCGCCTATGTCTCTGAGTTCAAGCTGCCCAAGCTCGACTCCTCGTCCAAAGAAACCGGCTTTTGTGAAATTGGTTGGGAAGCCAGCAACGTCGCCATCACCAAGGGCGGCGGCCAGGTCATCAAGGCGCCGGTTAATACCAAGCAAAAGGCGTTCTCGGTTTCCAACTTCCGTTTGGAGATCGACGGCCTCGAGACCACCACGGTCAAGTCGGTCGACGCGATCACGTTTACGCAGAAGCTGGTGAAGGAATACAGCGGCGAGCTGAAGTTTCCGGTCATCGTGCCCGGGCGTTGCTCGTTCTCAAATTTGAAGGTTACGCTGTCGCACGCCGAAATCGAATCGTGGGAGCAGTGGGCCAAGTCGTGGTTCTCGGGTCAAAGCACCGAGCCGCACGAAAAGAGCGGGTCGATCACGCTGCTTTCCCACGATCTCAAGACCGAGTTGGCGCGCATCAATCTCTTTCATATCGGGCTGGTCTCGCTAACGCGCAAGGGCTCGAGCAATAACGACGACGCCATCAAGACCTTCGACGCCGAGTGCTACCTCGAGCGCGCCGAATTCGAAGCCGTGGGCTAG
- a CDS encoding phage tail assembly protein, whose amino-acid sequence MATERIKTEFAFRLPRGYVDAEGNVHRDGVMRLATARDEIIPLQDYRVQNNRAYLVIVLLSRVISKLGKLDIITIEVVENLFSTDLAYLQEFYRKINEEAGAPKHHIACTACGHELDVDMVSGLVLGAGSAEGGSGQSGPG is encoded by the coding sequence ATGGCGACCGAACGCATCAAGACCGAGTTTGCTTTCAGGCTGCCGCGCGGCTATGTCGACGCGGAGGGCAATGTCCACCGCGATGGCGTGATGCGCCTCGCGACCGCGCGCGACGAAATCATTCCGCTGCAAGACTATCGGGTGCAGAACAATCGAGCCTATCTCGTTATTGTTTTGCTTTCGCGCGTGATCAGCAAGCTGGGCAAGCTCGACATCATTACCATCGAGGTGGTCGAAAACCTTTTTTCGACCGACCTCGCATATCTTCAGGAATTTTACCGCAAGATCAACGAAGAGGCCGGGGCGCCCAAGCACCACATCGCATGCACCGCGTGCGGCCACGAGTTAGATGTAGATATGGTCTCTGGCCTTGTGCTAGGCGCGGGCAGCGCCGAAGGAGGAAGTGGCCAGTCTGGCCCGGGGTAG
- a CDS encoding phage tail protein I: MTSDMVKVPDLTQVPLATATIILAQAGLGAPEVLFSESYEDKDIVLQQAPARGHIATRGTAVTVWVARRGYVQYLPAIYRRSDAVGKNLVRDLCFLLEHMFGSIEDVIDREASFFDPEACPEEFLPYLAQWTAFALDLEWPLERKRRLVRHAVTLFRLRGTAKGMRLFIKLFCGHEPTIIENEWPFAGFRVESDARIGVDSMILPPIDRARCFIVRMPVAFSELSLDMVVRIHHVIALEKPAHAVYCLRFADDDKRPNVQELMPIGVGMGIGVYDEPTNDGLGGEAKPTRKTKSKPTRSAQ, translated from the coding sequence ATGACCTCGGACATGGTCAAGGTGCCCGATCTAACGCAGGTGCCGCTGGCGACGGCGACGATCATCTTGGCGCAGGCGGGCCTGGGTGCGCCTGAGGTGTTGTTTAGCGAGAGTTACGAGGACAAGGATATTGTTCTGCAGCAAGCGCCGGCCCGCGGGCACATTGCCACGCGAGGCACCGCGGTCACGGTGTGGGTGGCGCGCCGCGGCTACGTGCAGTATCTGCCGGCCATCTATCGCCGCTCCGACGCCGTCGGCAAGAATCTCGTGCGCGATCTGTGCTTTCTGCTCGAGCACATGTTCGGGTCGATCGAAGACGTCATCGATCGAGAGGCCTCGTTTTTTGATCCCGAGGCTTGCCCCGAGGAATTCTTGCCGTACCTGGCGCAGTGGACCGCCTTTGCCCTCGATCTCGAGTGGCCGCTGGAGCGCAAGCGCCGGCTGGTGCGCCACGCCGTGACCCTGTTTCGCCTGCGCGGCACCGCCAAGGGCATGCGCCTGTTCATCAAGCTGTTCTGCGGCCACGAGCCGACGATCATCGAGAATGAATGGCCGTTCGCTGGCTTTCGCGTCGAGTCCGACGCGCGCATCGGCGTGGACTCGATGATTCTTCCGCCCATTGATCGCGCTAGGTGCTTCATCGTGCGCATGCCGGTGGCCTTTAGCGAATTAAGCCTCGACATGGTCGTGCGCATCCACCACGTGATCGCGCTCGAGAAGCCGGCCCACGCGGTGTATTGCCTGCGCTTTGCGGACGATGACAAGCGACCAAACGTACAAGAATTGATGCCAATCGGCGTGGGAATGGGGATCGGCGTCTATGACGAACCGACCAACGATGGGCTCGGCGGTGAAGCCAAGCCCACCCGCAAGACGAAGTCCAAGCCAACGAGGAGCGCGCAATGA
- a CDS encoding GPW/gp25 family protein encodes MSDDRQRLGKGWRFPVSLQLAGGVGVSAFEANVRESIFVILGTAPGERVGRPEFGCMIHDLMFAPNNAATAALAKYYCETAIAKFEPRVRAVAIAASPSSSEPNRLDIKVAYVLADESTPRNLVYPFYLQESAS; translated from the coding sequence ATGAGCGATGACCGCCAGCGCCTAGGCAAGGGGTGGCGGTTCCCGGTCAGCCTGCAGCTCGCGGGCGGCGTCGGCGTGTCCGCCTTTGAGGCAAACGTGCGCGAGTCGATCTTCGTCATCTTGGGGACCGCGCCCGGCGAGCGCGTCGGGCGCCCCGAATTTGGCTGCATGATTCACGATCTTATGTTTGCGCCGAATAACGCGGCCACGGCCGCGCTGGCGAAGTATTACTGCGAGACCGCCATCGCGAAGTTTGAACCGCGCGTCCGCGCCGTGGCCATCGCCGCGAGCCCCAGCAGCAGCGAACCCAATCGCCTCGACATCAAGGTGGCGTACGTGCTTGCCGACGAATCGACGCCGCGCAACCTCGTCTATCCCTTCTACTTGCAGGAAAGCGCGTCATGA
- a CDS encoding phage tail sheath family protein — MAASFTDSFRSPGVYFDTVARAAPSGLAIADTRVAGFVGLTQRGPVGVPIKVSSFDEFGALFGGRDDAYTAQAVHSYFRQGGSACYVVRTAHRAGGGAADGEALEPCAAAHHTLLDGLGKPTLHIAANSEGTWGNNVWIRVERQTTISALLTRDLELGVGAASVASTRGFEVGQMVRVHDREHQDFIVVTAVGDREIRWSAQTPLQRGYRASAPTQLEVHEFEIEVILRDERELFRHLQMSPLSRHYAPKVIAARSRYIAVSDAQSVSSVPHQWPVPMPPQRLDGGRNGDVVTPEDFIGWDHGPADSSGLLALGRHAEVALLAAPDAARLYEQEPGPLGEIKLGQVQEQMVRLCEQTSDRFAILDLPRTKDVEQVRRLRRRLDSSYAAYYFPWLKYDGEGLASTWVPPSTVMAGVFAGAEARVGVHQAPANVELAGVSDMSVYLSEDHLTQLGSEGINTFRSQRGIRPWGSRTASSDPDWVHITSRRLFIMLRRALDQGFSWVPFEPNKPTTWQVIRLQAESFLESLWQKGMLVGASPSEAFFVQCDGETNAADVVAAGRLVCEIGVAPVAPAEFMMVSLVQEMAT; from the coding sequence ATGGCCGCCTCTTTCACCGATTCCTTCCGTTCGCCCGGGGTTTATTTTGACACCGTGGCGCGTGCCGCACCCAGCGGGCTTGCGATCGCCGACACGCGCGTCGCGGGCTTTGTTGGGCTGACGCAGCGAGGGCCCGTGGGCGTGCCGATCAAGGTGTCGTCGTTTGACGAATTTGGTGCCTTGTTTGGTGGCCGCGATGACGCCTACACGGCACAGGCGGTGCACAGCTATTTTCGCCAGGGCGGCTCGGCGTGTTACGTCGTGCGCACGGCACATCGCGCGGGGGGCGGCGCGGCTGATGGCGAAGCGCTCGAACCATGCGCCGCGGCCCACCACACGCTGCTCGATGGGCTCGGCAAACCGACCTTGCACATCGCCGCGAACAGCGAGGGCACCTGGGGCAACAACGTGTGGATTCGGGTGGAGCGCCAGACAACCATTTCGGCGCTGCTCACGCGCGATCTTGAGCTTGGGGTCGGCGCCGCCAGCGTGGCGTCGACACGTGGGTTTGAGGTTGGTCAGATGGTGCGCGTCCATGATCGCGAGCACCAAGACTTTATCGTGGTGACGGCGGTGGGCGATCGCGAAATCCGCTGGAGCGCACAAACCCCCTTGCAGCGCGGCTATCGCGCCAGCGCGCCAACCCAGCTCGAGGTGCATGAGTTTGAGATCGAGGTCATCCTGCGCGATGAGCGCGAGCTTTTTCGCCATTTGCAGATGAGCCCGCTGTCGCGCCACTACGCGCCCAAGGTGATCGCGGCAAGGTCGCGTTACATCGCGGTGAGCGACGCGCAATCGGTGTCATCGGTGCCGCATCAGTGGCCGGTGCCAATGCCGCCGCAGCGCCTCGACGGTGGCCGCAACGGCGATGTCGTGACACCCGAAGATTTTATTGGTTGGGATCACGGCCCCGCCGACTCGTCGGGCCTATTGGCGCTGGGGCGGCACGCCGAAGTTGCCTTGCTCGCGGCGCCAGATGCGGCGCGCCTCTATGAGCAGGAGCCGGGTCCGCTCGGCGAGATCAAGCTTGGCCAGGTTCAAGAACAAATGGTGCGCTTGTGCGAGCAAACCTCTGATCGGTTTGCGATCCTCGATTTGCCGCGCACCAAAGATGTCGAGCAGGTGCGACGCTTGCGGCGTCGGCTCGACTCGTCGTACGCGGCCTACTATTTTCCGTGGCTGAAGTACGACGGCGAAGGGCTAGCTTCCACCTGGGTGCCGCCAAGCACCGTCATGGCTGGCGTGTTTGCCGGGGCCGAGGCGCGCGTAGGGGTGCACCAGGCGCCAGCCAACGTCGAGTTGGCCGGTGTGTCCGATATGTCGGTTTATTTGTCCGAAGATCATCTCACGCAGCTCGGCTCCGAGGGGATCAACACCTTTCGCAGCCAAAGGGGCATCCGCCCTTGGGGGTCGCGCACCGCGTCAAGCGATCCGGATTGGGTACATATTACATCGCGGCGGTTATTTATCATGTTGCGGCGAGCGCTCGATCAGGGATTTAGCTGGGTGCCCTTCGAGCCAAATAAGCCTACGACATGGCAGGTGATTAGGCTTCAAGCCGAGAGTTTTCTCGAGTCTTTGTGGCAAAAGGGCATGCTCGTGGGGGCCTCGCCCAGCGAAGCGTTTTTCGTGCAATGCGACGGGGAAACCAACGCCGCCGACGTCGTTGCCGCGGGTCGGTTGGTTTGCGAAATAGGCGTTGCGCCAGTAGCCCCAGCCGAGTTTATGATGGTCTCGCTCGTCCAAGAAATGGCGACCTAG
- a CDS encoding putative baseplate assembly protein, with protein MIPSPKLDDRDYADLLAEALRLIPRYAPEWTNHNPSDPGITLLELSAWMADTLLKRVNKTPDKNYVALLNLLGISLQRAKPARTLLQFALAPGAAKQLVPRGTLASTPHLADQEPVVFETVEDVVLTSCRPDRLVSYYKDSYADHRQAIDADGGQGFPAFAGATRVDRYLYVGDPRFANTGDASQLRVLIAAPETGHRDLARLLQWEFFNGQRWTALRPAGVDVERGEVVFAGPLSIEPTVVFDREERWLRGRLAEAPAHPQETEMDTVSCRVEVSGEGIAPTKALISSEAGAFVPVELSRHFSPFGRQPSADAAFYVTSDELLAVPSAYVTFEFTLADQSAFPAPGPSDDLVVAWEYFDGKKWQYLGRTSTRGLLPGAGDEFGFHDESRGLSRSGVLSFRRPADMEPVDVGGAVHRWLRARIEKGGFGEQGNYSLVGEQWVYKDDKPLRPPMFRSISVRYREDYQYAKHVVAYNDFRFTDVSERARQQYAVFQPFTVEREQSPSLYLGFTSKPPNDPQSLYFEVAAKAGGFIDEAGPSDPEFGDYLQLAAATVVPDQRLQWEIFNGKEWAALAVNDQTRNLTTSGFWQFLPPSEWAPSERFGDQRYWLRVRLEMGGYVTGPTVVRLLTNSVAAENSITVEHEVLGSSNGRPLQEFALARGPVIGTVVLEVKERERPSDVELAGLAPDAYRQIATGAEAGHWVAWTQVDDFLASGPTSRHFIVDDASNTLRFGDGRRGMVPPEGRDNLVARRYHVGGGGGGNVNRGTITSMYRAIAYVQAVRNPIAATGGANRETLEAAKLRAPYVIRSRDRAVTAEDFEMLALRGSMSLARAKCVADTTHQGVVRLVVVPQLDAGAELATHLLPSPEVVRSVGRYLDERRLVGTLLEVVPPRYRDVSVRIALLRRGVGVSERLRVDIERLVRRLLHPLHGGKDGAGWEFGRPIVKSELIHLVEGLPGVDRVDGITLIDDTRRAGVEHVSLADDELPFVVSVDVTEKVRSDVE; from the coding sequence ATGATACCTTCCCCAAAACTAGACGACCGAGACTACGCGGATCTGCTGGCCGAGGCGTTGCGGCTGATTCCGCGCTATGCGCCGGAGTGGACCAACCACAACCCGTCGGATCCTGGCATCACGCTGCTCGAGCTGTCGGCGTGGATGGCCGACACGCTGCTTAAGCGCGTCAACAAGACGCCTGACAAGAATTACGTCGCCTTGCTCAACCTGCTCGGCATCTCGCTGCAGCGCGCCAAGCCCGCGCGCACGCTGCTGCAGTTTGCGTTGGCGCCCGGCGCGGCCAAGCAATTGGTGCCCCGCGGGACGCTCGCCTCGACGCCGCACCTCGCCGACCAGGAGCCGGTGGTCTTTGAAACCGTCGAAGACGTCGTGCTGACGAGTTGTCGTCCCGATCGCCTGGTGAGCTACTACAAAGATAGCTATGCCGATCATCGCCAGGCCATCGACGCCGACGGCGGGCAAGGCTTTCCCGCGTTCGCCGGGGCTACGCGCGTCGATCGCTACCTCTACGTGGGCGATCCGCGCTTCGCCAACACCGGCGACGCTTCGCAACTGCGCGTGCTCATCGCGGCGCCGGAGACGGGCCACCGCGATCTCGCGCGGCTCTTGCAATGGGAGTTTTTCAACGGCCAACGTTGGACCGCGTTGCGCCCGGCAGGTGTTGATGTCGAACGCGGCGAGGTGGTCTTTGCCGGCCCGCTAAGCATCGAGCCGACGGTGGTGTTTGATCGCGAGGAGCGGTGGCTGCGCGGGCGCCTGGCCGAAGCGCCGGCTCACCCGCAGGAAACCGAAATGGACACGGTCTCGTGCCGCGTCGAGGTAAGCGGCGAGGGCATCGCGCCGACGAAGGCGCTGATCAGCAGCGAGGCAGGTGCGTTTGTCCCGGTCGAACTGTCGCGCCACTTCTCACCGTTTGGGCGCCAGCCCAGTGCCGATGCGGCCTTCTACGTTACGAGCGACGAGCTGCTCGCCGTGCCGTCGGCCTATGTGACGTTTGAATTTACGCTCGCCGACCAGTCGGCCTTTCCCGCCCCTGGCCCAAGCGATGACCTGGTCGTCGCGTGGGAATATTTTGACGGCAAAAAATGGCAATACCTAGGGCGCACCAGCACGCGCGGCCTCTTGCCTGGCGCCGGCGACGAGTTTGGCTTCCACGACGAGAGCCGCGGGCTGTCGCGTTCGGGCGTGCTGAGCTTCCGCAGACCCGCCGACATGGAGCCGGTCGACGTCGGCGGGGCGGTACATCGCTGGCTGCGCGCGCGCATCGAAAAGGGCGGGTTTGGCGAGCAAGGCAATTACTCGTTGGTTGGCGAGCAATGGGTCTACAAAGACGATAAGCCGCTGCGGCCACCAATGTTTCGCAGCATCAGCGTCCGCTACCGCGAAGACTATCAATATGCCAAGCACGTCGTGGCGTACAACGATTTTCGCTTCACGGACGTTTCGGAGCGGGCGCGGCAGCAATACGCGGTGTTTCAACCGTTCACGGTCGAGCGTGAGCAATCGCCAAGCCTTTACCTTGGGTTCACCAGCAAGCCACCAAACGATCCACAATCCCTGTATTTCGAGGTGGCCGCCAAGGCCGGTGGTTTCATCGATGAGGCCGGGCCCTCGGACCCGGAATTTGGCGACTACTTGCAGCTTGCCGCGGCGACCGTAGTGCCCGACCAGCGCTTGCAGTGGGAGATATTTAACGGCAAGGAATGGGCCGCGTTGGCGGTTAATGACCAAACCCGCAACTTGACGACCTCGGGGTTTTGGCAATTTTTGCCGCCATCTGAGTGGGCACCAAGCGAGCGGTTTGGTGACCAGCGTTACTGGTTGCGCGTGCGGCTCGAAATGGGCGGCTACGTGACGGGGCCAACCGTCGTACGGCTGCTGACCAATTCGGTGGCGGCCGAGAATTCGATCACGGTTGAGCACGAGGTGCTCGGCTCATCCAATGGGCGACCGTTGCAGGAATTCGCGTTGGCGCGCGGGCCGGTCATCGGCACCGTGGTGCTAGAGGTCAAAGAGCGCGAGCGGCCGTCCGATGTCGAATTGGCGGGGCTGGCACCCGACGCCTATCGGCAGATTGCCACGGGCGCCGAAGCGGGCCACTGGGTGGCATGGACACAGGTTGACGATTTTTTGGCCTCAGGGCCCACCAGCCGCCATTTCATCGTTGACGATGCGAGCAACACGCTGCGATTTGGCGACGGTCGTCGCGGCATGGTGCCGCCCGAGGGTCGCGACAACCTCGTCGCACGGCGATATCACGTCGGCGGCGGCGGGGGTGGCAATGTCAATCGCGGCACCATCACCTCCATGTATCGCGCCATCGCCTATGTGCAAGCGGTGCGCAATCCCATTGCCGCCACCGGCGGGGCAAATCGCGAGACGCTCGAAGCGGCCAAGCTGCGCGCGCCGTATGTGATTCGAAGTCGAGATCGCGCGGTGACGGCCGAGGATTTCGAGATGTTAGCCTTGCGCGGCTCGATGTCGCTGGCGCGGGCTAAATGCGTCGCCGATACCACGCATCAGGGCGTGGTGCGGTTGGTGGTGGTGCCTCAGCTCGATGCGGGCGCAGAGCTGGCCACCCACCTGCTGCCCTCACCCGAAGTGGTGCGCTCGGTGGGGCGCTATCTCGACGAACGCCGCCTGGTCGGCACCTTGCTCGAGGTCGTGCCGCCGCGCTATCGCGATGTGTCGGTGCGCATCGCGCTCTTACGCCGCGGCGTTGGCGTCTCCGAGCGCTTGCGCGTTGACATCGAGCGCTTAGTGCGACGCCTGCTGCATCCGCTGCACGGCGGCAAGGACGGCGCCGGCTGGGAGTTCGGCCGGCCAATCGTCAAGTCCGAGCTCATTCACCTCGTCGAGGGCCTGCCCGGCGTTGATCGCGTCGACGGCATCACGTTGATCGACGACACGCGCCGCGCGGGCGTCGAGCACGTCTCACTGGCTGACGACGAATTGCCCTTCGTGGTTTCCGTCGACGTGACAGAGAAAGTGCGGAGCGACGTCGAATGA
- a CDS encoding phage tail protein: MSGTKGEPVKASPDQGPTAERRDPLPGFVFKVTFTEVPFAGELFFRSVSGIGYDIKTEDTREGGGGSNGKRLPGPVTWSNLSFKRGFTQDPRLLEWCNAWANRLSGQMARTDGTIALVPMDPALRDKPIYSWKFKRAFPAKLSLSEFDASKSDIVIESLDLAHEGLELEVSASKALSPAGPSGGPGAP, encoded by the coding sequence ATGAGTGGAACAAAGGGCGAGCCCGTCAAGGCATCACCGGACCAAGGGCCGACGGCGGAGCGGCGCGATCCGCTGCCCGGATTTGTCTTCAAGGTGACGTTCACCGAAGTGCCATTTGCGGGCGAACTATTTTTCCGCTCGGTGTCCGGCATCGGCTACGACATCAAGACCGAAGACACGCGGGAAGGTGGCGGCGGTTCCAATGGCAAGCGCTTGCCAGGGCCCGTGACGTGGTCCAATTTATCGTTTAAGCGCGGCTTCACCCAAGACCCGCGGCTGCTCGAATGGTGCAACGCGTGGGCGAATCGTCTCAGCGGCCAGATGGCACGGACGGATGGCACCATCGCCTTGGTGCCAATGGATCCCGCGCTCAGGGACAAGCCGATCTATTCGTGGAAGTTTAAGCGCGCCTTCCCGGCGAAGTTGTCGCTCTCAGAATTTGATGCGTCCAAGAGCGACATCGTGATCGAAAGCTTAGATTTGGCGCACGAGGGCCTGGAGCTTGAAGTTAGCGCGTCGAAGGCCTTGTCGCCGGCCGGCCCATCGGGCGGGCCCGGCGCACCGTAA